The proteins below are encoded in one region of bacterium:
- a CDS encoding molybdopterin oxidoreductase family protein: MGAETEEQIHFHTCPLCEATCGLEIRTRGRQVTGIRGDAADVFSRGFICPKGYAVKELDADPDRLRAPLLKRDGRHVPVSWDEAFAEIARRLPPIIAAHGRDAVAAYLGNPGAHNLALMLYNPVLLRALGTRNVYSASTVDQMPKQVSAGLMFGTVLSVPVPDLDRTDYLLVLGADPFTSNGSLMTAPDVPGRLRAIRARGGRVVVIDPRRTRTASEADEHHAIRPGGDAFFLWGIVHVLFAENLVRLGRLAEHVAGVETVRELARELAPERVAPRCDIAADVIRRLARELAAARAAAVYGRIGTCTQAFGSQVSWLVDVINVLTGHLDRPGGAMFTRPASGAAHTRGTPGRGKGVRFGRRQSRVRGLPEIYGELPCACLAEEIETPGDGQVRALITVAGNPVLSNPNGGRLDAALSRLELMVSLDIYLNETTRHADVILPGLSPLEQPHYDLALRQLAVRNVATYAPPIFPVPEGQQPEWRTILRLLAIVMGQGADADVEALDDFVAAQLVEQAVGGAGSPLAGRDAADILAALAPRRGPERMLDFLLRSGPYGDRFGDTPDGLTLARLEAAPHGIDFGPLEPRIPEVLRTPSGKIELAPEPLVADVARLRARLGEAGDGMVLIGRRDLRSNNSWMHNAPVLVKGRARCTMQVHPSDAARLGLRDGGLARVRSRAGSIDVPVEVDGAIRPGVVSIPHGWGHDLPGIQLGVASAHAGVNCNRLVDEQDLDPLSGNAVLNGVPVTVEPA, from the coding sequence ATGGGCGCCGAGACCGAGGAGCAGATCCACTTCCACACCTGTCCGCTCTGCGAGGCGACGTGCGGGCTCGAGATCCGCACCCGCGGGCGGCAGGTGACGGGCATCCGCGGCGACGCGGCGGACGTCTTCAGTCGCGGCTTCATCTGTCCCAAGGGGTACGCGGTCAAAGAGCTGGACGCCGACCCCGACCGCCTGCGCGCGCCGCTGCTCAAGCGCGACGGCCGCCACGTCCCGGTGAGCTGGGACGAGGCCTTCGCCGAGATCGCGCGCCGGCTGCCGCCGATCATCGCCGCGCACGGCCGCGACGCGGTCGCCGCCTATCTCGGCAATCCCGGCGCCCACAACCTGGCGCTCATGCTCTACAACCCGGTGCTGCTGCGAGCCCTCGGGACGCGCAACGTCTACTCCGCCAGCACGGTCGACCAGATGCCGAAGCAGGTATCGGCGGGGCTGATGTTCGGCACCGTGCTGAGCGTGCCGGTGCCGGACCTCGACCGCACCGACTACCTGCTGGTGCTCGGCGCCGATCCGTTCACCTCGAACGGCAGCCTGATGACCGCGCCCGACGTGCCCGGTCGCCTGCGCGCCATCCGCGCCCGCGGCGGTCGGGTGGTGGTGATCGATCCGCGCCGCACCCGCACCGCCAGCGAGGCCGACGAGCACCACGCCATCCGCCCCGGCGGCGACGCCTTCTTCCTCTGGGGCATCGTGCACGTGCTGTTCGCCGAGAACCTGGTGCGCCTCGGCCGGCTGGCCGAGCACGTCGCCGGCGTCGAGACGGTGCGCGAGCTGGCGCGCGAGCTGGCGCCGGAGCGGGTGGCACCGCGCTGCGACATCGCCGCCGACGTCATCCGCCGGCTGGCGCGCGAGCTGGCGGCGGCGCGCGCCGCCGCGGTGTACGGCCGCATCGGCACCTGCACGCAGGCGTTCGGCAGCCAGGTGAGCTGGCTGGTCGATGTGATCAACGTCCTCACCGGGCACCTGGACCGGCCCGGCGGCGCGATGTTCACGCGCCCGGCGAGCGGCGCGGCGCACACCCGCGGCACGCCCGGGCGCGGCAAGGGCGTGCGCTTCGGGCGCCGCCAGAGCCGGGTGCGCGGGCTGCCGGAGATCTACGGCGAGCTGCCGTGCGCCTGCCTGGCGGAGGAGATCGAGACGCCGGGCGACGGCCAGGTGCGGGCGCTGATCACCGTCGCCGGCAATCCGGTGCTGAGCAATCCGAACGGCGGCCGGCTCGACGCCGCGCTGTCGCGCCTCGAGCTCATGGTCAGCCTCGACATCTATCTCAACGAGACGACGCGCCATGCCGACGTCATCCTGCCCGGGCTCTCGCCGCTCGAGCAGCCGCACTACGACCTCGCCCTGCGCCAGCTCGCGGTGCGCAACGTCGCCACCTACGCGCCGCCGATCTTTCCGGTGCCGGAAGGGCAGCAGCCGGAGTGGCGCACGATTCTGCGGCTGCTGGCGATCGTCATGGGGCAGGGCGCGGACGCCGACGTCGAGGCGCTCGACGACTTCGTCGCCGCGCAGCTCGTGGAGCAGGCGGTGGGCGGCGCGGGCTCGCCGCTCGCGGGCCGCGACGCCGCCGACATCCTCGCCGCGCTGGCGCCGCGCCGCGGTCCGGAGCGGATGCTCGACTTCCTGCTGCGCAGCGGCCCCTACGGCGATCGCTTCGGCGACACCCCGGACGGCCTGACCCTGGCGCGGCTGGAGGCGGCGCCGCACGGCATCGACTTCGGTCCGCTCGAGCCGCGCATCCCCGAGGTGCTGCGGACGCCCTCCGGGAAGATCGAGCTGGCGCCGGAGCCGCTGGTCGCCGACGTCGCCCGCCTGCGCGCCCGGCTCGGCGAGGCGGGCGACGGCATGGTGCTGATCGGCCGCCGCGATCTGCGCTCCAACAACTCGTGGATGCACAACGCGCCGGTGCTGGTGAAGGGCAGGGCGCGCTGCACGATGCAGGTGCATCCGAGCGACGCGGCGCGCCTCGGCCTGCGCGACGGCGGGTTGGCGCGGGTGCGCTCGCGGGCCGGCAGCATCGACGTGCCGGTCGAGGTCGACGGCGCGATCCGCCCCGGCGTGGTGAGCATTCCCCACGGCTGGGGACACGACCTGCCGGGGATCCAACTCGGGGTGGCCAGCGCCCACGCCGGGGTGAACTGCAACCGGCTGGTCGACGAGCAGGACCTCGATCCGTTGTCCGGCAACGCCGTGCTGAACGGCGTGCCGGTGACGGTCGAACCGGCGTAG
- a CDS encoding AAA family ATPase: MPSPRHAPSDPPPASLPPPLVGRRREQDELAALARDLAAGRGGLALITGEAGIGKTRLADAAARAATQQGARVIWSRCWEAGGAPAFGPWHEVFRQLAAAAGAAAWRGWTAGLGDALAPLNADPGTPTAPPADAEAARFAVFDATSRLLRRATERPLLLIFEDLHAADLPSLRLLELIARELDDLPLAIIGTYRPQEAEQRPAAGLTLARLARAALRLPLAGLAIDDVAALLARGGAPAPLALAAVIHDATAGNPLFVVETTHALRRDHPNGLAGVTAQDLQLAPGIRDAVRARLAGLSPTCRALLELAAVFGDRVALGDLQRAAGVPLAAALDAAREGTAAGVLNDPALDHRLAFRHALLRAVLYQDLPPDRRGALHRAAGRALLERHALDPDPHLAALSHHFRAGADDPSTTAAALDLTLRAARRAAAQFADDEAIAAYRAALALLDRDPAGTPPPRALLLVELAEALTRLGEDAEARPALRAAAALARDAGDAELLARAALCTGERGIGVPYRVGDAEALALCEEALALLPVADGARRVRVLSRAAVEYSASDDAARAVAASARAVAGARRLGEPIALAHALSAQHAVFWRYGAPVESLAVASEIAAIGSAVGDPDLVAQGRAWRLYDLALAGDAVAYDEDLAAYGPLAESLRRPRYLWLAANARVLRALWAGRFAAAEAAIETAQALAARLGDATAMLAPGAQLFALRREQGRLAEQEMAARLVAARFPSSPVPQTFLALILTELGRLDEARAAFESVAAADFADLRREHRLGVLPYLSEVCAALGDARRAAGLRELLLPLADRVVPYGSSVAIGVGAHWLALLAEAMRRPDDARDYAEQAVARHATMDAPPWLARSRVLLARLLHQAGREPERARDLCQLAADVARALGMRRLAADADALLATLAPPAAPSPRRRRGVFRRDGALWTIGDGEGAPLRLRRCKGFAHIAALLRQPGRSLTAIDLAALGAGAETPAAGRSAPRAAEYAHLASLRDQLEEAERFHDTERAARLRAALDERVAGLVPRGRRRPGSTPAERARLNVTRTIADAIRRIAAADPALGRHFSAAIRTGTFCSYVPDPRLPIDWEL; this comes from the coding sequence GTGCCGTCACCGCGCCACGCACCATCGGATCCGCCGCCCGCATCACTGCCGCCGCCGCTGGTCGGCCGGCGACGCGAGCAGGACGAGCTGGCGGCGCTGGCCCGCGACCTCGCCGCCGGACGCGGCGGCCTGGCGCTGATCACCGGCGAGGCCGGCATCGGCAAGACCCGACTGGCGGACGCGGCGGCACGGGCGGCGACGCAGCAGGGCGCGCGGGTGATCTGGAGTCGTTGCTGGGAAGCCGGTGGCGCACCCGCCTTCGGACCCTGGCACGAGGTGTTCCGCCAGCTCGCGGCGGCAGCGGGCGCGGCGGCGTGGCGCGGGTGGACGGCCGGGCTCGGCGACGCGCTCGCCCCGCTGAACGCCGACCCCGGCACGCCCACCGCTCCCCCCGCCGACGCGGAGGCGGCGCGCTTCGCCGTCTTCGATGCCACCAGCCGCCTCCTGCGCCGCGCCACCGAGCGACCGCTTCTGCTGATCTTCGAGGACCTGCACGCCGCCGACCTGCCCTCGCTGCGCCTGCTCGAGCTCATCGCCCGCGAGCTCGACGACCTGCCGCTGGCGATCATCGGCACCTATCGGCCGCAGGAGGCCGAGCAACGGCCCGCCGCCGGCCTGACGCTCGCGCGCCTGGCGCGGGCGGCGCTCCGCCTGCCGTTGGCCGGGCTGGCGATCGATGACGTCGCCGCCCTGCTGGCCCGCGGCGGCGCCCCCGCGCCGCTGGCGCTCGCCGCCGTGATCCACGACGCCACGGCCGGCAACCCGCTGTTCGTGGTCGAGACGACGCACGCCCTCCGCCGCGATCATCCCAACGGCCTGGCCGGCGTCACCGCGCAGGATCTGCAGCTCGCCCCCGGCATCCGCGACGCGGTGCGCGCCCGCCTCGCGGGGCTCTCCCCCACCTGCCGGGCGCTGCTCGAGCTGGCGGCCGTGTTCGGCGATCGCGTCGCCCTCGGCGACCTGCAGCGCGCCGCCGGCGTGCCACTGGCGGCGGCGCTCGATGCGGCGCGCGAGGGAACGGCCGCAGGCGTGCTCAACGACCCCGCGCTGGACCACCGCCTCGCCTTCCGCCACGCCCTGCTGCGCGCCGTCCTGTACCAGGACCTGCCGCCGGATCGCCGCGGCGCGCTGCACCGCGCCGCCGGCCGCGCCCTGCTGGAGCGCCACGCCCTCGATCCCGATCCCCACCTCGCCGCCCTCTCCCACCATTTCCGCGCCGGCGCCGACGACCCGTCCACGACCGCCGCCGCGCTCGACCTCACGCTGCGCGCGGCACGCCGCGCCGCGGCGCAGTTCGCCGACGACGAAGCCATCGCCGCCTATCGCGCGGCACTGGCGCTGCTCGACCGCGACCCAGCCGGCACGCCGCCGCCCCGCGCGCTGCTCCTGGTCGAGCTCGCCGAGGCGCTGACCCGCCTCGGCGAGGACGCCGAGGCGCGGCCGGCGCTGCGTGCCGCCGCGGCGCTGGCGCGCGACGCCGGCGACGCCGAGCTGCTGGCGCGCGCCGCGCTGTGCACCGGCGAGCGCGGGATCGGCGTCCCCTACCGCGTCGGCGACGCGGAGGCGCTGGCGCTGTGCGAGGAGGCCCTCGCCCTGCTGCCCGTCGCCGACGGCGCCCGGCGCGTGCGCGTCCTGTCGCGGGCGGCGGTCGAATACTCCGCCAGCGACGATGCCGCCCGCGCCGTCGCCGCCAGCGCCCGGGCCGTCGCCGGCGCACGCCGCCTCGGCGAGCCGATCGCCCTGGCGCACGCCCTGAGCGCGCAGCACGCGGTGTTCTGGCGCTATGGCGCGCCGGTGGAGAGCCTCGCCGTGGCGTCCGAGATCGCCGCCATCGGCAGCGCCGTCGGCGACCCCGACCTCGTCGCCCAGGGGCGCGCCTGGCGGCTCTACGATCTGGCGCTGGCCGGCGACGCGGTCGCCTACGACGAGGACCTCGCCGCCTACGGCCCGCTGGCGGAATCGCTGCGGCGGCCGCGCTATCTCTGGCTGGCCGCCAACGCCCGCGTCCTGCGCGCCCTGTGGGCGGGCCGCTTCGCCGCGGCAGAGGCCGCGATCGAAACCGCGCAGGCGCTGGCGGCGCGTCTCGGCGATGCCACCGCGATGCTGGCGCCGGGCGCGCAGCTCTTCGCGCTGCGTCGCGAGCAGGGCCGGCTAGCCGAACAGGAGATGGCGGCGCGCCTGGTGGCGGCGCGCTTCCCCTCGTCCCCGGTGCCGCAGACCTTTCTCGCCCTCATCCTGACCGAGCTCGGTCGCCTGGACGAGGCGCGCGCCGCGTTCGAATCCGTCGCCGCCGCCGACTTCGCGGACCTGCGGCGCGAGCACCGCCTCGGCGTGCTGCCCTACCTGAGCGAGGTCTGCGCCGCGCTCGGCGATGCCCGCCGTGCCGCCGGCTTGCGCGAGCTGCTGCTGCCGCTCGCCGATCGCGTCGTCCCCTACGGCAGCAGCGTCGCCATCGGCGTCGGCGCCCACTGGCTGGCGTTGCTGGCGGAGGCGATGCGCCGCCCGGACGACGCGCGCGACTACGCCGAGCAGGCGGTGGCGCGGCACGCGACGATGGACGCGCCCCCCTGGCTGGCGCGCAGCCGCGTCCTGCTGGCGCGCCTGCTGCACCAGGCCGGTCGCGAGCCCGAGCGGGCGCGCGATCTCTGCCAATTGGCGGCCGACGTCGCTCGCGCGCTGGGCATGCGCCGACTCGCCGCCGATGCCGATGCCCTGCTGGCCACGCTGGCTCCGCCGGCCGCGCCGTCGCCGCGACGCCGCCGCGGCGTCTTCCGCCGCGACGGCGCCCTGTGGACGATCGGCGACGGCGAGGGCGCGCCGCTGCGACTGCGCCGGTGCAAGGGGTTCGCCCACATCGCCGCCCTGCTGCGCCAGCCGGGCCGCTCCCTGACCGCCATCGACCTGGCGGCGCTCGGCGCCGGAGCCGAAACGCCCGCCGCTGGCCGCAGCGCGCCGCGCGCCGCCGAGTACGCCCACCTGGCGTCGCTGCGCGACCAACTCGAGGAGGCCGAGCGCTTCCACGATACCGAGCGCGCCGCGCGTTTGCGCGCCGCGCTCGACGAACGGGTCGCGGGCCTGGTGCCGCGCGGCAGACGCCGCCCGGGGAGCACGCCAGCCGAACGCGCCCGGCTCAACGTGACCCGCACCATCGCCGACGCCATCCGCCGCATCGCCGCCGCCGACCCCGCGCTCGGCCGCCACTTCTCGGCGGCGATCCGCACCGGCACGTTCTGCTCGTACGTGCCGGACCCGCGGCTGCCGATCGACTGGGAGCTGTAG